A window of Massilia sp. NR 4-1 genomic DNA:
GAGATCGGCATGTCCTGGCGCCTCTCGGCACTCGACCTGGCCGCCGTCTGCCTCGCCTCGGCCACGCTGTCGATGTTTGCCGCCGCCATCGAGATCGCGCTCTCGATCAATGCCAAGTCCTTCAAGGAGGCGCAGTCCCTGGTCAGCATCGCCATGCTGGTGCCCCTCGTGCCCGTTATCGTGGTGCCGATGATGAACCTGAGCACCACCCACTGGATGTACCTGGTGCCGGTGCTGTCCAACCAGACCCTGCTGCGCGAGCTGGCCAAGGGCCAGAGCATCGGCCTGCTGCCCTTCCTCTTGACCTTCTTCAGCAGCCTGGTGCTGGCCCTGCTGTGCCTGGTCTTCACCGAACGCCGCATGCGCAGCGAGCGCTATCTGATGACGGTCTGAGCGCCGCGCTGGGCCGTCTGCGCCGCATCTCATACCGCCCGCCAAGTAGGCTGCAGTTCTGCGGCCCAGTCCGGCGGCGATATCGGGTGCAGGTCTGCTATTTTTCGGCCGCATTCTAGAATGCTCTAGAACGTTCTAGAACACTCTAGATTGAACTATTCCGCTCTAGATCCCTCTAATTTTTCAGGCCGGCGAGGAAATCTAGAGTGTTTTAGAACGTTTTAGACAATCTTCTCGCCCCATTCCCTGCCAAATTAGAGCGTTCTAGAAGAATCCAGAGCGTTCTAGAGTGCTCTAGAGTGTTTTAGAACGTTCTAGAGCAAAATAGAGGAGGCAAAAAAATGAGCTACCCCATCTCCATCCCCCTGCGAGCCGACCTCTTCCACGCCATCCGCGAGCACGCCGGCGAAGGCTATTTCGGCGACAAGGCCCAAGCGGCAGTCAATGAGGCCGTGAGCTTCTGGCTGGCAGCCCTCTCCGCCCCCGCAGCACCCAGCAGCGCGACGCCAAGCCCCCTGCGCGACGCCACCGGCACCGCAGGCACCGCCCACGCCACCGCCGACACCACCCTGCCCCACCGCGGCTACCAATGGAAACGGCTGTTCCTGCCCGACGGCACCCTGCTGCGCACCGCCTTTCGCGGCCGCACCCGCTACGCCGTGGTGGAAGGCGAGCACATCGTCTGCGACAGCCAGCCGCTCACGCCCTCCGCCTTCGCCAACCTGCACGGCTGCGGCCAGCGCAACGCCTGGCGCGCCATCTGGCTGCGCCTCCCCGGCGCAGCGGACTGGGCACTGGCACACGATTGCCGGCCGGGCCGCGCCTAAGAAAACCCGGCGCAAGCCAGCACAGGCCGCGCCCCTCCTTTACAATGCAGGCACGACCTTTTCTGGAGAATGCAATGGAAGTGAAAGTCAGCTGGAATGGCCCGTCGGGCATGAGTTTCCGCGCCGAGACCGGTTCCGGCCATTTGGTGACGATGGATGGCGCGCCCGAGGGCGGTGGCCACAATCTGGCGCCGCGCCCGATGGAGATGGTCCTGCTCGGCACCGGCGGCTGCACCGCCTACGATGTGGTGCTCATCCTCAAGCGCGGCCGCGAAGATGTGCGCGGCTGCGAGGCGACGCTGAAGGCCGAACGCGCCGACAGCGACCCGAAAGTGTTCACCAAGATCCACTTCCACTTCATCGTCAGCGGCAAGGACCTGAAACCGGCCACGGTCGAACGCGCCGTCAGCCTGTCGCACGATAAATACTGCTCGGCCTCCATCATGCTGGCCAAGACCGCCGAGATCACCCACTCTTTCGAGATCGTCGAAGCCTAAGCAGGCCATCCGACGCGGCGGCCCGGCGCGGCCGCCGTCCGCGCTTAGACGTAGTAGGTGCTGCCGGTCATCAGCTTGGACATGGCTTTCATGACCAGCCGCACCGGCGCCGGTGTCTGCGCCGCGCCCATGGCCTGGGCGGCGGCGCCATGTTCGATTTCATCGAGGCGCATCTGCTCGACGATGGCGCGCGACTTGGCGTCCTGCGGCGGCAGTTTGTCCAGATGGCTGGCCAGGTGCGCTTCCACCTGGCGCTCGGTTTCCACCACGAAGCCCAGGCTGTGCTGGTCGCCCATATACGCCGCCGCCGTGCCCAGCGCATACGCGCCCGCGTAGAACAGGGGGTTGAGCAGGCTGGTGCGCGAACCGAGTTCGCCCAGGCGCTGCGCGGTCCAGGCCAGGTGGTCTTCTTCCTCGCGGCTGGCGTGCTCGAACTGGACACGCATGGCCTCGCTCTTGGCAAAGCGCGCCTGCGAATTGTAGAGTGCCTGCGCCATCACCTCGCCCACATGGTTGACGCGCATCAGGCCGGCGCTATGGCGCTGCTCGGCGGCGCTCAGCTCGGCGTCGGCCGCATGCGCCGCCGGGTTCGGGCGCGAGGCCGCCGCAACGCCGGCAATGACGCGCAAGGCCTTGTCGGCGCTGCTGATGAAACGGTCGAGGGGGGTGTGATAGTGCTTGGCGGCCATGGTGATCTTGTCCAGCTTGGTCAGAAAACCACATTATAGCCCCGGCGCCGCGCCGTCCCCGCCGGCGGCGCGCGCCGCCGCTTCCTCGCGCGCTTCGCGTAGGAGGCGCTGGCGCTCGATCCAGTCGGCCACCGGCCCGCGCACATCGATGCCCGACAAATCCTTGGCCACGCCCAGGTTCAGGCCCAGCAGGAAGGGAATCGAATCGACCGGCACGGCCGGGCAGTGCTCGGCAAAGGCGCGCAGGAAACGCGGCGAATCGACCACACGGATGACTTTTTCCCCGCTCATGTATTGCAGGATGCTGGTGATGCTATGGCCCGGCCCGATCGCCTGGTAGATGAAGCGGTTGACGTCCTTGTCGAGCGCCTTGAAATCGATGGTTTCCTGGGTCATCAGGCTGGCCAGGTAGCACAGGCCGAGCGCGACGCGGAAAAAGCCGGTGGCCTCGGCCCGCGTCACGCCGGCGCGCGTGATGGCCAGGATGTGCTCGCGCGTGGCCGGCCCCAATTGGTCTGCGTGTTTGTTCATGGCTGGACTATAGCGGCTGACTCCCCCGTTTCCGCACTCTGGCGCGCCCAAAATGCGGCCCATCGCAGGAAAGCCCCCCGGCTGTCGCGTTTTCAATACAATGCGAGCATGGAAAAGGCCATTGTATACGAGAACCGTGTTGCACCACGGAAATGAAAGGCAGGCATGGAATTACGTATCAGCAACTTGTCCAAGACCTATGCGAATGGCGTGGTCGCCCTGGACAATCTCTCGCTCACGATCCCGGTCGGCATGTTCGGCCTGCTCGGCCCGAACGGCGCCGGCAAATCGACGCTGATGCGCACCCTGGCCACCTTGCAGGAAGCCGACGCCGGCTCGGTCTTCTTCGGCGAGTACGATGTGCTGGACGAAAAAGACGCGATCCGCCGCCTGCTCGGCTACCTGCCCCAGGATTTCGGCCTCTACCCCAAGGTCACGGCCTATGAGCTGCTCGACCATTTTGCCGTGCTCAAGGGCCTGGGCCAGCGCGCCCAGCGGCGCGAAGTGGTCGATGCGCTCTTGCAGCAGACCAATCTGTTCGAGCTGCGCCACCGCCGCCTCGGAACCTTCTCGGGCGGCATGCGCCAGCGCTTCGGCATCGCCCAGGCCCTGCTGGGCGATCCCAAGCTGATCATCGTCGACGAACCGACCGCCGGCCTCGACCCGCAGGAACGGGTGCGCTTCCACAACCTGCTGTCCGACATCGGCGCCGAGCGCACCGTGATCCTGTCCACCCACATCGTCAGCGACGTGGCCGACCTGTGCTCGACCATGGCCATCATCAACCAGGGCCACCTGCTCTTGGCCGGCCCCACCCAGCAGCTGATCGACGACATCAGCTGCAAGATCTGGGCGCGCTTTGTCGAGAAAAAGGATTTGCTCTACTTCCAGCAGCGCCACGCCGTGATTTCGACGCGCCTGCTGTCGGGCCGCACCCTGGTCCATGTCTACAGCGAGGACGATCCCGGCGACGGCTTCGAGGAAGCCATCGGCGACCTGGAGGACGTGTATTTCGCCACCATCGCCGGCCGCCACGGCGCCGCCGACCGCTGCGACTGAGCCGTCCATGTTCGCCATCGCCGTTTTCGAAGCCCGCCAGCGCCTCAAGCTGCTCTCGACCTGGGTCTATTTCGCCCTGTTCCTGGCCCTGTCCATGCTGTGGATGGCCGCCGCCGGCGGCGTCTTCAAGGAAGCCCATGTGAGCTTCGGCGGACGCGCCCTGATCGACGCGCCGCGCTCCATCCTGCTCACCGCCAGCTTCCTCGGCTGCTTCGGCGTCATCGTCATCGCCGCCATGATGGGACGGGCGCTGCAGCAGGACTTCGAATACGAGATGCAGCACTTCTTCTTCAGCGCGCCGATCCGCAAGCACCAGTATATGTTCGGCCGCTTCTTCGGCGCCTGCGCCGTGCTGGCCGTGGTCTTCGCCAGCATCCTGCTCGGCACCTGGCTCGGCACCTTCCTGCCCGGCGTCGAGCCGGAGCGCCTGGCCGGCGCCGGCGCGCTGGCCTATCTGCGCCCCTACGCCCTGACCCTGCTGCCCAATATCTTCATCTTCGGCAGCCTGTTCTTCGTGCTGGCCGCGCTGACGCGGCGCATGCTGCCGGTGTATATCAGCAGCGTGGTGATGCTGGTGGGCTACCTGGTGGCGCCCGGCCTGGCGCGCGACCTCGACTACAAGACCCTGGCCGCGCTGATCGACCCCTTCGGCACCACGGCCGTGATCCACCTGACCGAATACTGGCCGGCAGCCGAACAGAATAGCCGCCTGGTGCCGCTGGACGGGGTGTACCTGCTGAACCGCCTGCTGTGGTCCTCCTTCGCCCTGGTGGTGCTGTTGCTGGGCTACTGGCGCTTCCACTTCGTCAGCAATGTCGAACATGGCGGCGCGCGCAGCGCCGCTGCCGAGCGCGCCGCCGACAGCGCCGGCGGCGGCAGCGGCCTGGCTGGCGCCGCCGCCGTGACGGCGTCGGGCATGGCATCCGGCCTGCCGCCTGGCGTGCCGGACGGCCTGGCGGCCGCTGGCGTGCTGGCGCGCGGTGCCGCGCTGCGCCTGCCGCCCGCGGCGCCGGACTACGCGCCGGGCCGCCTGCCCGGCCTGCTGCTGCGCATGACCTGGCTGAACCTGCGCGAAACGGTGAAGAATGTGTATTTCGCCGTCATCGTGCTGGCCGGCCTGCTGACCGTGGTGGCCGGCGCGCTCGACCTGGGCGCCATCTATGGCACCAGCACCTATCCCGTCACCTACAAGGTGCTGGAGCTGGTGACGGGCGGCTTCGCCCTGTTCATGCTGGTGCTGACCACCTTCTATGCGGGCGAGCTGGTGTGGCGCGAGCGCGACCAGCGCGTGGCCCAGATGCTCGACGCGCTGCCGGTGCCGAGCTGGCTGCCGCTGCTGGCCAAGCTGGGCGCGCTGTACGGCGTGCAGATCCTGCTGCTGGCCGCGACCATGCTGTGCGGCATCGCCATCCAGCTGGCCAAGGGCTATTTCCATCTGCAGCTGGGCCTGTATTGCCAGTACCTGTTCCTGATCGAGCTGCCCACGTATATGCTGCTGGCCACGCTGGCCTTCGCCGTGCAGGTGCTGCTCAACCACAAGTACGCGGCCCATCTCGTGATGATCCTGTACTACGCGGCCAGCCTGACCTTGGGCGGCCTCGGCCTGGAACACCCGATGCTGCTGTACGCCACCACGCCCGAGCTGCTGTATTCGGACATGAACGGCTTCGGCCACTTCCTGGCGCGCCAGCGCTGGTACCAGTTGTACTGGTCGGGCGCGGCGCTGATGCTGCTGGTGCTGGCGCGCATCTTCTGGCCGCGCGGCGCCAACGACGAACGCAAGATGCGCCTGCAACTGGCGCGCCGCGCGCTGAGCGGGCCGGTGCTGGCCGGCTTCAGCGTGGGCCTGACCCTCTTCCTCTGCGCCGGCGCCGTGCTCTACTACAACCTGCACATCCTCAACGACTACAAATCCGAATACCGGCGCGATGCCGAACGCGCCGACTACGAGCGCCGCTACCGCGCGCTGGCCGACGTGCCGCAGCCGCGCATCACCGACGTCAAGCTCGACATCGACATCGAGCCGGAGCGCCGCCGCCTGCTCGCCAAGGGCCGCTACGTGCTCGAAAACAAGAGCGCCGTGCCGATCAGCCTGCTCTACCTGCAGCAAGACCCGCAAGGCCAGCTGCGCGCGCTGCGCCTGCCCCAGCCCAGCCACCAGACCTTGCGGGACGAACGCCTCGGCTTCCACGCTTACCGCCTGTCGACGCCGCTGGCGCCGGGCGCCAGCCTGGCGCTCGAATTCGAAGTCGAGTACGCGCCGCGCGGCATCTTCGGCCTGGGCCAGGACACGCCCGTGCTGGGCAACGGCACCTTCTTCGACAATCGCTATCTGCCGCATATCGGCTACCAGCGCCACGCCGAGCTGCGCGACCCGCGCGACCGCAAGAAGCATGGCTTGCCCGTGCGCGCGCGCGCCCTGCCGCGCGACGATCCCAAGGGCCTGGCCGACAACTACCTGGGCAGCGACGCCGACTGGGTCGGCTTCGAAGCGACCCTGAGCACCAGCCCCGACCAGATCGCCATCGCGCCCGGCCAGCTGCTGCAGGAGTGGAGCAAGGGCGGCCGCCGCTACTTCCACTACCGCATGGACCAGCCCATCCTCAACTTCTATTCCTTCCAGTCGGCGCGCTACGCCGTGCGCCACGACTGGTGGCAGGACGTGGGCATCGAAATCTATTACCAGCCCGGCCACGAGTTCAATCTCGACCGCATGAGCAAGGGCATCAAGGACGCGCTCGAGTACTACAGCAAGCACTTCAGCCCCTACCAGCACAAGGTGCTGCGCATCGTCGAATTCCCGCGCTACCAGGACTTCGCGCAATCCTTCCCCAACACCATTCCGTATTCGGAAGGCATCGGCTTCCTGGCGCGCGTCGACGACAAGAATCCCAAGGACATCGACTACCCGACCTATGTCACGGCGCACGAAGTGGCGCACCAGTGGTGGGCGCACCAGCTGGTGGGCGGCAATACGCGCGGCGCCACCGTGCTCAGCGAAACGCTGGCCGAGTATTCGGCGCTGATGGTGATGAAACAAGCCGTCGGCCCGGCGCGCATGCGTCGCTTCCTGGCCTACGACCTGCACAACTATCTGCATGGCCGCGCCATGGAGCGCGACCGCGAACTGCCGCTGGCCGACAATGAAGACCAGCCCTACATCCATTACCGCAAGGGCAGCCTGGCCATGTACCTGCTGCAGGATATGTTGGGCGAGGAGCAGGTCAACCGCGTGCTGGCCGGCCTGCTCAAGCAGCATGCCTTCCACGGCGCGCCCTACCCCAGCGTCAACGCCCTGGTCCAGGGCCTGCGCCGCATCGCGCCGCCCGAGCAGCAATACCTGATCGACGACCTGTTCGAGCACATCGTGCTGCACAATAACCGCGCCATCGCCGCCAGCGCGCGCAAGCTCAGCGACGGCCGCTACGAAGTGCGCATCAGCGCCCAGGCCGGCAAGGCGCGCGCCGACGACCAGGGCGCGGAAAAAGAGGTGGCGCTGCGCGACCTGATCGAGATCGGCGTCGACGACAAGGACGGCCGCAGCCTGCTGCGCGAACGCAAGCTGGTCACGGCCAAGCAGAATGAGTTCACGGTGATCGTCAACGGCCGCCCGGCGCGCGCCGGCATCGACCCGGACAACAAGCTGATCGACCGCAATCCCGACGACAATATGGTCGCGGTCGACCTGCGCGCCCAGTAAGGCTTACGCCTTGTCCATGTACACGCAATCGAGCACGATGCCGGACGGATGGGCATACTGCGCGTCGCGCCGGCGCACATAGCCAGCCGCCTGGTAGAACGCCACGGCGTTCAGCGCCGCGTACAGGAACAGCGGGCGCGCCAGCGCCAGGGCGTCCGCCAGCGCTTCCAGCTCGGCCAGCAGGCGCCGGCCCACGCCGCGCCCACCCTGCGCCGGATCGACAAAGACCGCATCGACTTCGCCGCTGGCCGTATCGAGAATGGCATAGCCCAGCAAGGCATCGCCCTCGCGCGCCAGCCGGCCGCCGCCCTGGGCCAGCAGCCGCGCATAGCTGTCCGGCGCTGGCGCGCCCGACCAGGATTCGATGACGTCCGGCGCGTAATGGCTGGCACAGGAAGTGCGCACGGCGCGCGTGCGCAGCGCCCACATGGCGGGAATGTCGGCGGCGCTGGCGGAATGCAAGGTGATCGTCATGCGCCCAGTCTGCCATAAACGCGCCGGCCGTGCAGAGGCAGCCAGCGGCGGCCGACCGGCCCCGCCATGCTGCCGCCCGGACGGCCGGCGTTGTGCGCACGGGCATGGCGCAGCCGAGCTGCGGCCGCGCCGCTACGCCGCGGCGGCGGCGGCCAGCTGCTGCACCAGGCTCTGCTGCCAGGTGGCGGCGTGCTTGTGCTTCCACACCAGGTACACGCTTTCCTCGCAATGGAAGGGGCAGTCGTTGACGCGGATGCGGCGCAAGTCCGGATCGGCCAGCGCGAACTCGGGCAGATAGGCCAGCGCCTGGCCCGACTTCACCAGGGCCAGCAATAGTTGCAGGTCGTCGGCCCAGTAGCGGATGCGGCGCGGCAGCTGGTCGTCGCGCCAGCCATCCGAGCGCGAACCGCGCCGCGCGCCGCAGAACGGCGACTGCGAGGGGCAGACGAAATCATGGGCCAGCACGCGCGCGCTGCCCGCTTCCAGCACGGCGCCGCCGCCTTGCTCGTGCGCGCCGCCGGCCGCCGCCCGCTCCGCGTCCAGTTCACGCACCAGGGTGTGGCTGCGGCCCGCCACCAGGCGCAGGGTCAGCGTGCCGAGCGGCGTCGCCTCCCACTCCTCCGACCAGTGCTCGCCGCGCCCCTGGATCACCTCGCCCGTCACCAGGGCCATGCCGATCTCGCCGCGCTGCAGCGCCGCCAGTGCCTCGTCCTCATACAGGGCGTGCATGCGCAGGCTCGCCTCGGGCCAGGCTTGCAGCGCGCCCGCCAGCGCCGCGCCATGCCGCCACAGCAGGATGGCCGGGCCGCCGACGCGGCAATCGATGCTGGCGCGCTCGCCCTGCAGATCGCAGCGCGCCTGGTC
This region includes:
- a CDS encoding OsmC family protein, yielding MEVKVSWNGPSGMSFRAETGSGHLVTMDGAPEGGGHNLAPRPMEMVLLGTGGCTAYDVVLILKRGREDVRGCEATLKAERADSDPKVFTKIHFHFIVSGKDLKPATVERAVSLSHDKYCSASIMLAKTAEITHSFEIVEA
- the coq7 gene encoding 2-polyprenyl-3-methyl-6-methoxy-1,4-benzoquinone monooxygenase — translated: MAAKHYHTPLDRFISSADKALRVIAGVAAASRPNPAAHAADAELSAAEQRHSAGLMRVNHVGEVMAQALYNSQARFAKSEAMRVQFEHASREEEDHLAWTAQRLGELGSRTSLLNPLFYAGAYALGTAAAYMGDQHSLGFVVETERQVEAHLASHLDKLPPQDAKSRAIVEQMRLDEIEHGAAAQAMGAAQTPAPVRLVMKAMSKLMTGSTYYV
- a CDS encoding ABC transporter ATP-binding protein; this encodes MELRISNLSKTYANGVVALDNLSLTIPVGMFGLLGPNGAGKSTLMRTLATLQEADAGSVFFGEYDVLDEKDAIRRLLGYLPQDFGLYPKVTAYELLDHFAVLKGLGQRAQRREVVDALLQQTNLFELRHRRLGTFSGGMRQRFGIAQALLGDPKLIIVDEPTAGLDPQERVRFHNLLSDIGAERTVILSTHIVSDVADLCSTMAIINQGHLLLAGPTQQLIDDISCKIWARFVEKKDLLYFQQRHAVISTRLLSGRTLVHVYSEDDPGDGFEEAIGDLEDVYFATIAGRHGAADRCD
- a CDS encoding M1 family aminopeptidase, giving the protein MFAIAVFEARQRLKLLSTWVYFALFLALSMLWMAAAGGVFKEAHVSFGGRALIDAPRSILLTASFLGCFGVIVIAAMMGRALQQDFEYEMQHFFFSAPIRKHQYMFGRFFGACAVLAVVFASILLGTWLGTFLPGVEPERLAGAGALAYLRPYALTLLPNIFIFGSLFFVLAALTRRMLPVYISSVVMLVGYLVAPGLARDLDYKTLAALIDPFGTTAVIHLTEYWPAAEQNSRLVPLDGVYLLNRLLWSSFALVVLLLGYWRFHFVSNVEHGGARSAAAERAADSAGGGSGLAGAAAVTASGMASGLPPGVPDGLAAAGVLARGAALRLPPAAPDYAPGRLPGLLLRMTWLNLRETVKNVYFAVIVLAGLLTVVAGALDLGAIYGTSTYPVTYKVLELVTGGFALFMLVLTTFYAGELVWRERDQRVAQMLDALPVPSWLPLLAKLGALYGVQILLLAATMLCGIAIQLAKGYFHLQLGLYCQYLFLIELPTYMLLATLAFAVQVLLNHKYAAHLVMILYYAASLTLGGLGLEHPMLLYATTPELLYSDMNGFGHFLARQRWYQLYWSGAALMLLVLARIFWPRGANDERKMRLQLARRALSGPVLAGFSVGLTLFLCAGAVLYYNLHILNDYKSEYRRDAERADYERRYRALADVPQPRITDVKLDIDIEPERRRLLAKGRYVLENKSAVPISLLYLQQDPQGQLRALRLPQPSHQTLRDERLGFHAYRLSTPLAPGASLALEFEVEYAPRGIFGLGQDTPVLGNGTFFDNRYLPHIGYQRHAELRDPRDRKKHGLPVRARALPRDDPKGLADNYLGSDADWVGFEATLSTSPDQIAIAPGQLLQEWSKGGRRYFHYRMDQPILNFYSFQSARYAVRHDWWQDVGIEIYYQPGHEFNLDRMSKGIKDALEYYSKHFSPYQHKVLRIVEFPRYQDFAQSFPNTIPYSEGIGFLARVDDKNPKDIDYPTYVTAHEVAHQWWAHQLVGGNTRGATVLSETLAEYSALMVMKQAVGPARMRRFLAYDLHNYLHGRAMERDRELPLADNEDQPYIHYRKGSLAMYLLQDMLGEEQVNRVLAGLLKQHAFHGAPYPSVNALVQGLRRIAPPEQQYLIDDLFEHIVLHNNRAIAASARKLSDGRYEVRISAQAGKARADDQGAEKEVALRDLIEIGVDDKDGRSLLRERKLVTAKQNEFTVIVNGRPARAGIDPDNKLIDRNPDDNMVAVDLRAQ
- a CDS encoding GNAT family N-acetyltransferase produces the protein MTITLHSASAADIPAMWALRTRAVRTSCASHYAPDVIESWSGAPAPDSYARLLAQGGGRLAREGDALLGYAILDTASGEVDAVFVDPAQGGRGVGRRLLAELEALADALALARPLFLYAALNAVAFYQAAGYVRRRDAQYAHPSGIVLDCVYMDKA
- a CDS encoding LysR family transcriptional regulator, with protein sequence MNLSDLRIFLSAAQQPSLGAAALEMHLTTSAVSKALKRLEDQMGTVLFDRSARQLALNSSGRMLVQRAQTLLALADQARCDLQGERASIDCRVGGPAILLWRHGAALAGALQAWPEASLRMHALYEDEALAALQRGEIGMALVTGEVIQGRGEHWSEEWEATPLGTLTLRLVAGRSHTLVRELDAERAAAGGAHEQGGGAVLEAGSARVLAHDFVCPSQSPFCGARRGSRSDGWRDDQLPRRIRYWADDLQLLLALVKSGQALAYLPEFALADPDLRRIRVNDCPFHCEESVYLVWKHKHAATWQQSLVQQLAAAAAA